One window of the Natronomonas marina genome contains the following:
- a CDS encoding RNA-guided endonuclease InsQ/TnpB family protein translates to MVKETFKYAATPEDAETATAAWGDIQTCREVYNHALTQEYRPRPDSNKPSYTEMQNKLTGPTGWKEQWPEWKDVYSKCLQMAIRRIKQSETVLESLQDQGYDVGRMKWKPPREFRSIVYNQSGFDVDHNTDRTDHAIVNFSKIGDFHLTYHRPLPDDGDITQVILKKEKTGDWTVSIVVEYEPGYPEKPAVEDIDPADTVGIDLGITKFIHDSDGRSFESLDEQRDRDRIDRRHRALSRKDRGSNNWEQARQQLAQAYDRVQNRREDYREKLAHEYTTRYDAVFLEDLDVKAMTEDDGNSRTIAAMSWRQTIQAFKRHGKKNGCHVIEVPPEGTTKRCSQCGCETEKPLWVREHSCPSCGFEADRDYNAALEIKRLGVEKIGVETTMQTVGQGMAESTTPAETALPGETEATADEVSPKRVVETGSPCLKEPPKAASRQG, encoded by the coding sequence GTGGTTAAGGAGACGTTCAAGTACGCTGCAACGCCGGAAGACGCCGAGACAGCCACGGCTGCATGGGGCGATATTCAGACGTGTCGGGAAGTGTACAACCACGCTCTCACACAAGAATACCGGCCACGCCCGGACTCCAATAAACCGTCGTACACGGAGATGCAGAACAAACTCACTGGCCCAACCGGGTGGAAAGAACAGTGGCCGGAGTGGAAGGATGTGTATTCCAAGTGCCTGCAAATGGCTATCCGGCGCATCAAGCAAAGTGAAACAGTGCTTGAGTCTCTGCAAGACCAAGGGTACGACGTTGGGCGGATGAAGTGGAAGCCCCCGCGAGAGTTCCGCAGCATCGTGTACAACCAATCCGGTTTCGACGTGGATCATAACACGGACCGGACGGATCACGCGATTGTGAACTTCTCGAAAATCGGTGACTTCCACCTCACCTACCACCGCCCACTCCCCGACGACGGAGACATCACACAAGTCATCCTGAAAAAAGAGAAAACCGGTGATTGGACTGTCAGCATCGTCGTCGAGTACGAACCCGGCTACCCGGAGAAACCGGCTGTCGAGGATATTGACCCGGCAGATACAGTCGGGATTGATCTCGGCATCACGAAGTTCATTCACGACTCAGACGGTCGGTCGTTCGAATCACTTGATGAGCAGCGTGACCGCGACCGTATTGACCGCCGACACCGTGCTCTCTCCCGGAAAGACCGCGGGTCGAACAACTGGGAGCAAGCCCGGCAGCAACTCGCTCAGGCATACGACCGGGTGCAGAACCGTCGTGAAGATTACCGGGAGAAGCTCGCCCACGAATACACGACTCGGTACGACGCAGTGTTCCTCGAAGATCTGGACGTGAAAGCGATGACAGAAGATGATGGGAACAGTCGGACCATCGCAGCGATGTCGTGGCGGCAAACGATTCAGGCATTCAAACGCCACGGGAAGAAAAACGGGTGTCACGTGATCGAAGTGCCACCGGAAGGCACGACGAAACGCTGCTCACAGTGTGGCTGTGAGACGGAGAAACCTCTCTGGGTGCGTGAACACTCGTGCCCCTCGTGTGGGTTCGAAGCTGACAGGGACTACAATGCAGCCTTAGAAATCAAGCGTCTGGGGGTGGAGAAAATTGGAGTTGAAACAACTATGCAGACAGTAGGTCAGGGCATGGCCGAATCAACAACGCCTGCGGAGACTGCGCTCCCTGGGGAGACTGAGGCGACAGCCGATGAGGTGTCTCCAAAGCGCGTCGTTGAAACAGGAAGCCCCTGCCTCAAGGAGCCGCCGAAGGCGGCGAGTAGGCAGGGGTAG
- a CDS encoding cupin domain-containing protein, protein MGKVNESDLAWTTLDGAETGLRRKKLAAATDGDDLGCSLYELPAGDKSWPYHYHTGNEEALFVLDGEGTLRLDGEELGLESGDYVALPADERGAHRVVNDSAGPLRYLAVSTMAEPDVTVYPDSEKVGVFVGAPPGGEGERPHHGYYRQRDAVDYWAGEDGG, encoded by the coding sequence ATGGGCAAGGTCAACGAGTCCGACCTGGCGTGGACGACGCTGGACGGTGCCGAGACGGGGTTGCGCCGCAAGAAACTGGCCGCCGCGACCGACGGCGATGACCTCGGGTGCAGCCTCTACGAACTTCCCGCGGGCGATAAGTCGTGGCCCTACCACTACCACACGGGCAACGAGGAGGCGCTGTTCGTGCTGGACGGCGAGGGGACGCTCCGACTCGACGGCGAGGAACTCGGCCTGGAGTCCGGCGACTACGTCGCGCTGCCGGCCGACGAGCGGGGCGCCCACCGGGTCGTCAACGACTCGGCGGGACCGCTGCGGTACCTGGCGGTCTCGACGATGGCCGAACCGGACGTGACCGTCTACCCCGACTCGGAGAAGGTGGGCGTCTTCGTCGGCGCGCCGCCGGGCGGCGAGGGCGAACGCCCCCACCACGGCTACTACCGGCAGCGTGACGCCGTCGACTACTGGGCGGGCGAGGACGGCGGGTAG
- a CDS encoding sulfatase-like hydrolase/transferase: MSAPDSPNVLVVCIDCLREDHVSGPAADTPFLDSLREDGLAATGMYATATTTSPCVASLLTGTYAERHEILSLDVGPLASDVPTFAERFGAAGYHTEALVTGPLVEATGLQRGFDAYRYREPDESLFGPWRETAAERLAALPEPFAAYLHLWEIHEDVSVPEGFDEPRYGETRYARALSALDRELEALADALPEGTLLAVHGDHGESITNRYSPVRLGLKSLRDALKYYGGVDTRARVRRLNRALADRGADVPDHYLENGHGENVFDFAANVPFVLSGPGVGSATVDATTRQVDVLPTLLDAAGVEYDTGTFDGESLYPPGEIEDRPAYMRACGASLRKRANWARAVRADGRKYVEYPDREWPAELYDLESDPEELDPTVDPDPDRTAPLRRAFPDEDLGEGDHIDVEERLRLLGYR, translated from the coding sequence GTGTCCGCCCCCGATTCGCCGAACGTCCTCGTCGTCTGTATCGACTGCCTCCGCGAGGACCATGTCTCCGGGCCGGCCGCCGACACGCCGTTCCTCGACTCGCTCCGCGAGGACGGTCTCGCGGCGACGGGGATGTACGCCACCGCGACGACGACCAGCCCCTGCGTGGCCAGTCTCCTGACCGGCACCTACGCCGAGCGCCACGAGATACTCTCGCTAGACGTCGGCCCGCTCGCTTCGGACGTGCCCACGTTCGCCGAGCGGTTCGGCGCCGCCGGCTACCACACCGAGGCGCTCGTGACCGGGCCGCTGGTCGAGGCGACCGGTCTCCAGCGCGGCTTCGACGCCTACCGCTACCGCGAACCCGACGAGTCGCTGTTCGGTCCCTGGCGCGAGACGGCCGCAGAGCGCCTCGCGGCCCTCCCGGAGCCGTTCGCCGCCTACCTCCACCTCTGGGAGATACACGAGGACGTGTCGGTCCCCGAGGGGTTCGACGAGCCGCGATACGGCGAGACCCGCTACGCGCGGGCGCTGTCGGCGCTCGACCGCGAACTCGAGGCGCTGGCCGACGCACTCCCGGAGGGGACGCTTCTCGCGGTCCACGGCGACCACGGCGAGTCGATCACCAACCGCTACAGCCCCGTCCGACTCGGCCTGAAGTCGCTCCGGGACGCCCTGAAGTACTACGGCGGCGTCGATACCAGGGCGCGGGTCCGGCGGCTGAACCGCGCGCTCGCCGACCGGGGCGCCGACGTCCCCGACCACTACCTCGAGAACGGCCACGGCGAGAACGTCTTCGACTTCGCCGCCAACGTCCCCTTCGTCCTGTCGGGCCCGGGCGTCGGTTCGGCGACCGTCGATGCGACGACCCGGCAGGTGGACGTCCTGCCGACGCTGCTGGACGCCGCGGGCGTCGAGTACGACACCGGGACGTTCGACGGGGAATCGCTGTACCCGCCGGGCGAAATCGAGGATCGCCCCGCGTACATGCGGGCCTGCGGCGCCTCGCTCCGCAAGCGGGCCAACTGGGCGCGGGCCGTCCGCGCCGACGGCCGGAAGTACGTCGAGTACCCCGACCGGGAGTGGCCCGCCGAACTGTACGACCTCGAGTCCGACCCCGAGGAACTGGATCCGACCGTCGACCCCGACCCCGACCGGACCGCCCCGCTGCGGCGTGCGTTCCCCGACGAGGACCTGGGCGAGGGCGACCACATCGACGTCGAGGAGCGACTTCGACTGCTCGGCTACCGCTGA
- a CDS encoding DMT family transporter, with amino-acid sequence MSRARSIALFVLITLLFGTAFPAVKTGLAFIPPLLFAASRSYLAAALLLLYVGATTEYWRPRSRRDVTAVLSAGLLLVGGTGIGFIAQQFITAGVAAIIFSLAPIITAVLAWPLLPAERLAGRDYAGVLLGFVGIAVVIRPDPASLLDPELLGKLLFFGGVVVVELGAVLVRRSRAEMPIPALTGWAMLLGGTVHVLFAVALGESVASIDPTPLAAAMVVYLGVFLGVFGLVAYLVLMGDVGPLKANLTTYLTPVVALAIGWVFLAERIQPLTLVGFGIIVAGFALLESREIGAELIKYRSLYR; translated from the coding sequence GTGTCTCGAGCCCGTTCTATCGCCCTGTTCGTTCTCATCACGCTCCTGTTCGGAACCGCGTTTCCGGCCGTGAAGACCGGGTTGGCGTTCATCCCACCGCTGCTGTTCGCCGCCTCCCGGAGCTACCTGGCCGCAGCGCTCCTGTTACTCTACGTCGGCGCGACGACCGAGTACTGGCGGCCCCGCTCCCGGCGGGACGTGACGGCGGTGCTCTCCGCGGGACTGCTTCTGGTCGGCGGCACGGGAATCGGGTTCATCGCCCAGCAGTTCATCACCGCCGGCGTCGCGGCGATCATCTTCAGTCTCGCCCCCATCATCACCGCGGTGCTCGCGTGGCCGCTCCTTCCGGCCGAACGGCTCGCTGGCCGGGATTACGCCGGAGTGCTGCTTGGCTTCGTCGGCATCGCCGTCGTCATCCGGCCGGACCCGGCGAGCCTCCTCGACCCGGAGCTCCTCGGGAAGCTGCTCTTCTTCGGCGGCGTGGTCGTCGTCGAACTCGGGGCCGTCCTCGTCCGACGGAGCCGGGCGGAAATGCCGATTCCGGCGCTCACCGGCTGGGCGATGCTGCTCGGTGGGACCGTCCACGTCCTGTTCGCGGTCGCGCTCGGCGAATCGGTCGCGAGCATCGACCCGACGCCGCTGGCCGCGGCGATGGTGGTCTATCTCGGCGTCTTCCTCGGAGTGTTCGGGCTCGTGGCGTACCTCGTGTTGATGGGCGATGTGGGGCCGTTGAAGGCGAACCTGACGACGTATCTCACTCCCGTCGTCGCCTTGGCGATCGGCTGGGTCTTCCTCGCCGAGCGCATCCAACCCCTGACGCTCGTCGGGTTCGGAATCATCGTCGCCGGATTCGCGCTGTTGGAGAGCCGTGAGATCGGCGCCGAACTCATCAAGTACCGCAGCCTGTACCGCTGA
- a CDS encoding TrmB family transcriptional regulator, translating to MVGDTPEGSPLQRAVGQLQQLGLKQYEAKCFVSLTSRSSGTAREISDHVGVPRTRVYEAVRVLEKEGLVEVQHSSPQRFRAIPIGEAVEILQRRYESRIESLEAALEELDADGDGGDEPLDQEVWALSEKEAIRTRTRELVGDADDSVRLVLGTEDVLTDGLLAALEAAGERGVDVVVGAVPESLAATLEGRLDDPEVFESRFPWLQAAGDGADVDIGRVLLVDDESVLASTVGTHDEDRRERAVCGNGCGNSLVFVFDRLLAAGIESG from the coding sequence ATGGTTGGGGACACACCGGAGGGTTCGCCCCTCCAACGTGCGGTCGGGCAGTTGCAGCAACTCGGGCTGAAACAGTACGAGGCGAAGTGTTTCGTCTCGCTGACGAGCCGGTCCAGCGGCACCGCCAGGGAGATAAGCGACCACGTCGGCGTGCCGCGAACCCGCGTCTACGAGGCCGTTCGCGTCCTCGAGAAGGAAGGGCTCGTCGAGGTGCAACACTCCTCGCCACAGCGGTTCCGTGCCATCCCGATCGGGGAGGCCGTCGAGATCCTCCAGCGCCGCTACGAGTCGAGGATCGAGTCCCTCGAGGCGGCGCTGGAGGAACTCGACGCCGACGGCGACGGCGGCGACGAGCCGCTGGATCAGGAGGTGTGGGCCCTCTCGGAGAAGGAGGCGATCCGGACACGGACCCGCGAACTCGTCGGCGACGCCGACGACAGCGTCAGGCTCGTTCTCGGGACCGAGGACGTGCTGACCGACGGGCTGTTGGCGGCTCTGGAGGCGGCGGGCGAGCGGGGCGTCGACGTCGTCGTCGGCGCCGTCCCCGAGAGCCTCGCGGCGACCCTCGAAGGGCGGCTCGACGACCCGGAGGTCTTCGAGTCCCGGTTCCCGTGGCTACAGGCGGCCGGTGACGGAGCGGACGTCGACATCGGACGGGTCCTGCTCGTCGACGACGAGAGCGTCCTCGCAAGCACGGTCGGAACGCACGACGAGGACCGACGGGAGCGGGCCGTCTGCGGCAACGGCTGTGGCAACAGCCTCGTCTTCGTCTTCGATCGACTCCTCGCTGCCGGCATCGAGTCGGGATGA
- a CDS encoding ribonucleoside-diphosphate reductase: MNIDNTRPLQLDRESRGTRYYRNAVERHWDPHDIDLDTDRERLVEYLSGVDDPDQYFSAMKMGIARFGAGEQAVTEDLAPLATALDDIDDQLFITTQLYEEGKHTDHFDRYWREVINRVEAELGLERSSPTDDQWFNDAYDDLFQRNEEAMHALLDDPTPEDFAVAYCHYHLVIEGILAQTGYYGMQQSYSKDNHPDLPHLPGLYEGFTQIRQDEGRHVGFGMAKLKELISEEGVDPHLLDDTVNELLPLVNGIAANPDDQYIEDLGPKPTELQTFATEKHVQRMEQIKDAAADVPDLDSLTELEGVGD; encoded by the coding sequence ATGAACATTGATAACACACGGCCATTGCAGCTGGACCGCGAGAGCCGGGGGACGCGGTACTACCGGAACGCCGTCGAGCGCCACTGGGACCCGCACGACATCGACCTCGACACCGACCGTGAGCGGCTCGTCGAGTACCTGAGCGGCGTCGACGACCCCGACCAGTACTTCAGCGCGATGAAGATGGGAATCGCGCGGTTCGGCGCCGGCGAGCAGGCCGTCACCGAGGACCTCGCGCCGCTTGCGACCGCCCTGGACGACATCGACGACCAGCTGTTCATCACCACCCAGCTCTACGAGGAAGGCAAACACACCGACCACTTCGACCGGTACTGGCGGGAGGTCATCAACCGGGTGGAGGCGGAACTGGGACTCGAACGCTCCTCGCCGACCGACGACCAGTGGTTCAACGACGCCTACGACGACCTCTTCCAGCGCAACGAAGAGGCGATGCACGCCCTGCTGGACGACCCAACGCCGGAGGACTTCGCCGTCGCGTACTGTCACTACCACCTCGTCATCGAGGGCATCCTCGCCCAGACCGGCTACTACGGTATGCAGCAGTCCTACTCGAAGGACAACCACCCCGACCTCCCGCACCTCCCGGGACTCTACGAGGGCTTCACCCAGATCCGGCAGGACGAGGGCCGCCACGTCGGCTTCGGGATGGCGAAACTGAAGGAACTCATCAGCGAGGAGGGGGTCGACCCTCACCTGCTGGACGACACCGTCAACGAACTGCTGCCGCTCGTCAACGGCATCGCCGCCAACCCCGACGACCAGTACATCGAGGACCTCGGCCCGAAACCGACGGAACTCCAGACGTTCGCCACCGAGAAACACGTCCAGCGGATGGAGCAGATCAAGGACGCCGCCGCCGACGTGCCCGACCTCGACTCGCTGACCGAACTCGAGGGCGTCGGCGACTGA
- a CDS encoding lysylphosphatidylglycerol synthase transmembrane domain-containing protein → MQRREFLGTVAGFGVGAAVLVALATVTGGEAVLGALGRADLRLLALVAGTILAWLCLWGLGLRAVLEAVGSDVSAVDAVLVNAGAAFANHVTPFGQAGGEPATALLLSDVSGAPFERALAAITSFDVVNVVPSLTLAAVGIGYYASVAVLGATLRTVAAGLATVAVVAPLAAALAWRRRRGVERVLVGLLAPLARIGGRLLPRVAPPERAAVADRVAGFVGAIESVAADRRRLAVALACSAAGWLAQIVGLWLALRAVGATVPLYVPLFVVPLGTVGSAMPTPGGLGGIEPIQVGLLTATTAAAAATVTAAVLLFSVGGFLLTTSVGAAAVTLLQVRERRLGAG, encoded by the coding sequence GTGCAACGCCGCGAGTTCCTGGGGACAGTCGCCGGGTTCGGCGTCGGCGCGGCGGTCCTGGTGGCGCTTGCGACCGTCACCGGCGGCGAGGCCGTCCTGGGGGCGCTCGGGCGGGCCGACCTCCGACTCCTCGCGCTCGTCGCGGGGACCATCCTCGCGTGGCTCTGCCTGTGGGGGCTGGGTCTCCGGGCGGTGCTCGAAGCGGTCGGCAGCGACGTCTCGGCGGTCGACGCCGTCCTCGTCAACGCCGGCGCGGCCTTCGCCAACCACGTCACGCCGTTCGGGCAGGCCGGCGGCGAACCGGCGACGGCCCTGCTGCTGTCGGACGTATCGGGGGCGCCCTTCGAGCGCGCGCTGGCCGCCATCACCAGTTTCGACGTCGTCAACGTGGTGCCGTCGCTGACGCTCGCGGCGGTCGGTATCGGCTACTACGCCAGCGTCGCGGTGCTGGGGGCGACGCTGCGGACCGTCGCCGCCGGCCTCGCCACCGTGGCGGTCGTTGCCCCCCTGGCCGCGGCGCTGGCGTGGCGGCGGCGCCGCGGCGTCGAGCGGGTCCTGGTCGGCCTGCTGGCGCCGCTGGCCCGAATCGGCGGCCGCCTCCTGCCGCGGGTCGCACCGCCAGAGCGGGCGGCCGTCGCCGACCGCGTCGCTGGCTTCGTCGGCGCCATCGAGTCGGTCGCCGCCGACCGCCGGCGACTCGCCGTCGCGCTGGCCTGCTCCGCGGCCGGGTGGCTCGCGCAGATAGTCGGCCTGTGGCTCGCGCTCCGGGCCGTCGGAGCGACCGTCCCGCTGTACGTCCCGCTCTTCGTCGTGCCGCTCGGAACGGTCGGGTCGGCGATGCCGACGCCGGGCGGACTCGGCGGCATCGAACCCATCCAGGTCGGGCTGTTGACCGCGACGACGGCCGCCGCCGCCGCGACCGTCACGGCGGCCGTCCTGCTGTTCAGCGTCGGCGGCTTCCTGCTGACGACGTCGGTCGGCGCCGCCGCCGTCACCCTGTTGCAGGTCCGCGAGCGCCGCCTCGGTGCGGGGTGA
- a CDS encoding PQQ-dependent sugar dehydrogenase has translation MDRPTRRSLLASGAAGLAAVAGCLAGSPDQRPTAEGTGSWPETPTWEPASGSPRDAEVAAVTAVRNLSVPWDLAFADGDAYLTERTGPLLRFDAATLRDGTDEPVETATTVLRGSELPDRTGPGEGGTLGVAIHPDYPDPRVVFVYYTAADDLRNRVVRYDVDADELTTVVDGIPAAKWHNGGRITVGPEGHLWVLTGDAREGARAQDPESLAGGVLRVTLEGEPAPDNPDFGAGADPRLYTVGHRNPQGISFTSDGEPLLAEHGPSARDEVSALRPGHNYGWNVSRGDGGIRYESYADNEAFTPPLVNTGEATWAPSGTTFYTGEAVPAWRNRLFVAGLRSQTLYAVTLSRDGGPDGGRRFGADWLDDRYTATAHEFYAGEYGRLRHVQQGPDGALYLLTSNRDGRVAQEFPKETDDRVVRVEPR, from the coding sequence ATGGACCGCCCGACACGACGCTCGCTGCTGGCGAGTGGCGCCGCCGGCCTGGCCGCGGTAGCCGGCTGTCTCGCGGGGTCGCCCGACCAGCGCCCGACCGCCGAGGGGACCGGCTCGTGGCCGGAGACGCCGACGTGGGAGCCGGCGTCGGGGTCGCCCCGCGACGCCGAGGTCGCGGCGGTGACGGCCGTCCGGAACCTCTCGGTCCCCTGGGACCTGGCGTTCGCCGACGGGGACGCCTACCTCACCGAGCGGACGGGCCCGCTGCTGCGGTTCGACGCGGCGACGCTCCGCGACGGGACCGACGAACCGGTCGAGACCGCGACGACGGTGCTGCGGGGGAGCGAACTGCCGGACCGGACCGGTCCCGGCGAGGGCGGCACTCTCGGGGTCGCAATCCACCCCGACTACCCCGACCCCAGGGTCGTCTTCGTCTACTACACTGCCGCCGACGACCTGCGCAACCGGGTAGTGCGATACGACGTCGACGCCGACGAGCTGACGACGGTCGTCGACGGGATTCCAGCCGCAAAGTGGCACAACGGCGGCCGGATAACCGTCGGTCCGGAGGGACACCTGTGGGTGCTGACCGGCGACGCCCGGGAGGGCGCCCGGGCCCAGGACCCGGAATCGCTGGCCGGGGGCGTCCTCCGGGTGACCCTGGAGGGCGAGCCGGCGCCGGACAACCCGGACTTCGGGGCCGGCGCGGACCCGCGGCTCTACACCGTCGGCCACCGGAACCCGCAGGGGATCTCCTTCACGTCGGACGGCGAACCGCTCCTCGCCGAGCACGGCCCCTCGGCCCGCGACGAGGTGTCGGCGCTGCGGCCGGGGCACAACTACGGGTGGAACGTCTCCCGCGGCGACGGTGGCATCCGGTACGAGTCCTACGCCGACAACGAGGCGTTCACGCCGCCGCTCGTCAACACCGGCGAGGCGACGTGGGCGCCCTCGGGGACGACCTTCTACACGGGCGAGGCCGTCCCGGCGTGGCGAAACCGGCTGTTCGTCGCCGGCCTCCGCTCGCAGACCCTCTATGCGGTGACGCTCTCCCGCGACGGCGGACCGGACGGCGGCCGCCGGTTCGGCGCCGACTGGCTGGACGACCGCTACACCGCGACCGCCCACGAGTTCTACGCCGGCGAGTACGGCCGCCTCCGGCACGTCCAGCAGGGGCCCGACGGCGCGCTGTATCTCCTGACCTCGAACCGGGACGGCCGCGTCGCCCAGGAGTTCCCGAAGGAGACCGACGACCGGGTCGTCCGAGTGGAGCCGCGGTAG
- a CDS encoding MFS transporter, with the protein MPDDERLLGGYTGRMLAVTALAWAALQLARFAVPPLLPEIRADLGLSLADAGVALTVLQGVYAVFQYPSGRLSDEWSRATLLAPSFVVLGVGCLLLGGAVGLWTLLAGMAVFGVGKGLYAIPSRALLSDLFVERRGRALGVFSAGTDLGGVLASGAAVVAIAVASWRVVFAPVAVLLFVLLVVFVAWNREPYVVRRSELESIATLRRLLATPRQRWTIVAFVCFYFMVNGVLNFLPEYLRVVKDFSPALASGAFALLFAFGLAVKPASGALSDRFRRRTVAVAGLLLAAAALAAVVVADSLVAVAAAIVVFAFGYKAQFPVIDAILLDAAPDADAGADLGAARTFFLGIGSLGPAFVGVVADWLNFAVAFAALAALLVAAAAILLAVGR; encoded by the coding sequence GTGCCCGACGACGAGCGGTTGCTCGGCGGCTACACCGGACGGATGTTGGCGGTGACGGCGCTGGCGTGGGCGGCGCTACAGCTTGCCCGATTCGCCGTGCCACCGCTGTTGCCGGAGATCCGGGCGGATCTGGGGCTGTCGCTGGCCGACGCGGGCGTCGCACTGACCGTCCTGCAGGGCGTCTACGCGGTCTTCCAGTACCCCAGCGGCCGCCTCTCCGACGAGTGGAGTCGGGCGACGCTTCTGGCTCCGTCCTTCGTCGTTCTCGGGGTCGGCTGTCTGCTCCTCGGCGGGGCGGTGGGGCTGTGGACACTGCTGGCCGGGATGGCCGTCTTCGGCGTCGGGAAGGGGCTGTACGCCATCCCCTCGCGTGCGCTGCTGTCGGACCTGTTCGTCGAGCGCCGCGGCCGGGCGCTGGGCGTGTTCAGCGCCGGGACCGACCTCGGCGGCGTCCTCGCGTCGGGGGCGGCCGTCGTCGCCATCGCCGTCGCCTCCTGGCGGGTCGTCTTCGCGCCCGTCGCCGTCCTCCTGTTCGTCCTGCTCGTCGTTTTCGTCGCCTGGAACCGCGAACCGTACGTCGTCCGCCGCTCGGAACTGGAGTCGATAGCGACGCTCCGGCGCCTGCTTGCGACGCCGCGACAGCGCTGGACCATCGTCGCCTTCGTCTGTTTTTACTTCATGGTCAACGGCGTCCTCAACTTCCTGCCCGAGTACCTCCGGGTCGTCAAGGACTTCTCGCCGGCGCTGGCCAGCGGCGCGTTCGCGCTGCTTTTCGCGTTCGGGCTGGCGGTCAAGCCGGCCTCCGGCGCCCTCAGCGACCGGTTCCGCCGCCGCACCGTCGCCGTCGCCGGACTCCTCCTGGCAGCGGCCGCGCTGGCCGCCGTCGTCGTCGCCGACTCCCTTGTGGCCGTCGCGGCCGCCATCGTCGTGTTCGCCTTCGGGTACAAGGCGCAGTTCCCCGTCATCGACGCCATCCTGCTGGACGCCGCACCGGACGCCGACGCCGGTGCCGACCTCGGGGCCGCACGAACCTTCTTCCTCGGCATCGGCAGCCTCGGGCCGGCCTTCGTCGGCGTCGTCGCCGACTGGCTGAACTTCGCCGTCGCCTTCGCCGCCCTCGCGGCGCTGCTCGTCGCGGCCGCCGCCATCCTGCTGGCGGTCGGTCGGTGA
- a CDS encoding GNAT family N-acetyltransferase, whose translation METSDRPTFETEAGEAIYRYVERHGTAARHRVRDVTSLEADEFEDELERLKSRGYLEDDGGTLRVALDVGSIERHETDEGEYTIRPARQDDFEGLVDTIRDVTAEDTYVVAESIAEQLLYEDTVTRHNAIESRVFFVATVDGEVVGWVHLELPQVDKLQSTAQVTVGVRSDHQERGIGTNLLDRALEWAEANGYRKVYNSVPTTNDRAIAFLEARGWETEGVRKDHYTIGDDHVDEVMLAYTF comes from the coding sequence ATGGAGACGTCCGACCGCCCGACCTTCGAGACCGAGGCGGGCGAGGCGATATACCGATACGTCGAGCGGCACGGCACCGCGGCGCGGCACCGCGTCCGGGACGTGACCTCGCTGGAGGCCGACGAGTTCGAGGACGAACTCGAGCGGCTGAAGTCGCGGGGCTACCTTGAGGACGACGGCGGGACGCTGCGGGTCGCCCTGGACGTGGGGTCCATCGAGCGCCACGAGACCGACGAGGGCGAGTACACCATCCGGCCCGCCCGCCAGGACGACTTCGAGGGCCTCGTCGACACCATCCGGGACGTGACCGCCGAGGACACCTACGTCGTCGCCGAGTCCATCGCCGAGCAGTTGCTCTACGAGGACACCGTCACCCGGCACAACGCCATCGAGTCGCGGGTCTTCTTCGTCGCCACCGTCGACGGCGAGGTGGTCGGGTGGGTCCACCTCGAGTTGCCACAGGTCGACAAACTCCAGAGCACCGCCCAGGTGACCGTCGGCGTCCGGAGCGACCACCAGGAGCGCGGCATCGGAACCAACCTGCTGGACCGCGCCCTGGAGTGGGCCGAGGCCAACGGCTACCGGAAGGTGTACAACAGCGTCCCGACGACCAACGACCGCGCCATCGCCTTCCTCGAGGCCCGGGGCTGGGAGACCGAGGGCGTCCGCAAGGACCACTACACCATCGGCGACGACCACGTCGACGAGGTCATGCTGGCGTACACGTTCTGA
- a CDS encoding DUF2085 domain-containing protein has product MIDRAEVREALAETRRYLLSHHEPHEFDRCYAPVLFGRRVRLCARCSGIYPGIAAGIVAHAVGPPAATGLALVALLPLPALVDWAATAFTDRRGHNPVRTATGAALGYGYGVGLGLLVGAGDFRVLAVGVAYGAAAAALLAVHRALDAEADGPRSSRIGER; this is encoded by the coding sequence ATGATCGACCGGGCGGAGGTCCGCGAGGCGCTGGCCGAGACCCGCCGGTACCTCCTGTCGCACCACGAACCCCACGAGTTCGACCGCTGTTACGCGCCGGTCCTCTTCGGCCGCCGGGTCCGACTCTGTGCTCGTTGTTCGGGAATCTACCCCGGCATCGCCGCCGGCATCGTAGCCCACGCCGTCGGCCCGCCGGCCGCGACCGGTCTCGCCCTGGTCGCGCTGTTGCCCCTGCCGGCGCTCGTCGACTGGGCGGCCACCGCGTTCACCGACCGGCGAGGGCACAATCCCGTCAGGACGGCCACGGGCGCCGCGCTCGGGTACGGCTACGGGGTCGGTCTCGGTCTGCTCGTCGGTGCGGGTGACTTCCGGGTGCTGGCCGTCGGCGTCGCCTACGGGGCCGCGGCGGCCGCGCTACTGGCCGTCCACCGGGCGCTCGACGCGGAGGCCGACGGGCCGCGGTCCTCCCGGATCGGTGAGAGGTAG